The following proteins are co-located in the Rippkaea orientalis PCC 8801 genome:
- the gatA gene encoding Asp-tRNA(Asn)/Glu-tRNA(Gln) amidotransferase subunit GatA gives MASIRELHQQLINKERSAVEITTEALERIAAIEPQVKSFLCITADRALETAKAVDQKIAAKEEIGLLAGIPIGIKDNMSTKGIPTTCGSRILENFIPPYESTVTQKLQEIGAVMVGKTNLDEFAMGSSTENSGYQVTANPWDLERVPGGSSGGSAAAVAAEECVVALGSDTGGSIRQPASLCGVVGLKPTYGLVSRFGLVAYGSSLDQIGPFGRTVEDVAIVLGAIAGYDAKDSTSLKLPIPDYTTFLNPSLKGVKIGIIEETFGEGLDSIVAETVNKAIEQLQALGATIERISCPRFRYGLPAYYIIAPSEASANLARYDAVKYGIREEAATLLEMYNKTRAKGFGSEVKRRIMIGTYTLSAGYYDAYYLKAQKVRTLIKQDFDKAFESVDVLVCPTSPTTAFKAGEKTDDPLSMYLSDLMTIPVNLAGLPGMSIPCGFDQQGLPIGLQLVSNVLEEGKLFNVGYAYEQSTEWHKQKPPLK, from the coding sequence ATGGCATCTATCCGCGAACTGCATCAGCAACTCATCAACAAAGAACGTTCGGCTGTCGAAATTACCACAGAAGCATTAGAACGCATCGCAGCAATAGAACCCCAAGTTAAAAGTTTCCTCTGTATCACCGCCGATCGCGCTTTAGAGACTGCCAAAGCAGTAGACCAAAAAATTGCCGCCAAGGAAGAAATAGGGCTATTAGCGGGCATTCCGATAGGAATTAAGGATAATATGTCTACCAAGGGAATACCGACCACCTGCGGATCGAGAATATTAGAGAATTTTATCCCTCCCTACGAATCAACCGTAACCCAGAAATTACAGGAAATTGGGGCGGTAATGGTGGGAAAAACCAACTTAGATGAGTTTGCCATGGGGAGTTCCACCGAAAACTCTGGTTATCAAGTAACTGCTAACCCTTGGGACTTGGAACGGGTTCCGGGGGGTTCTTCTGGAGGATCGGCTGCTGCGGTAGCGGCGGAAGAATGTGTGGTAGCCTTGGGATCGGATACAGGAGGATCAATCCGTCAACCAGCTTCCTTATGCGGGGTAGTGGGACTAAAACCTACCTACGGGTTAGTGTCTCGTTTTGGATTAGTAGCGTACGGATCGTCCTTGGATCAAATTGGACCCTTTGGGAGAACGGTGGAAGATGTAGCGATTGTCTTAGGGGCGATCGCGGGTTATGATGCCAAAGATTCCACCAGTTTAAAGCTTCCTATTCCTGATTATACGACCTTTCTTAACCCCAGTTTAAAAGGGGTAAAAATCGGTATTATTGAAGAAACCTTTGGAGAAGGGTTAGATTCTATTGTTGCTGAAACCGTTAATAAAGCGATCGAACAATTACAAGCATTAGGGGCAACTATTGAGAGGATTTCTTGTCCCCGTTTCCGTTATGGTTTACCCGCTTATTATATTATTGCACCCTCGGAAGCGTCGGCTAATTTAGCCCGTTATGATGCGGTTAAATATGGCATTCGAGAAGAAGCAGCAACTCTTCTAGAAATGTATAATAAAACCCGTGCTAAGGGATTTGGTTCAGAAGTGAAACGACGAATTATGATCGGAACTTATACCCTGTCTGCGGGTTATTATGATGCTTATTATTTAAAAGCTCAAAAAGTCCGTACTTTAATTAAACAGGATTTTGATAAAGCGTTTGAATCCGTTGATGTTTTAGTTTGTCCTACTTCCCCCACAACTGCGTTTAAAGCAGGGGAAAAAACCGACGATCCTTTGAGTATGTATTTGTCAGATTTAATGACTATTCCGGTTAATTTAGCGGGACTTCCAGGGATGAGTATTCCCTGCGGTTTTGATCAACAAGGTTTACCGATTGGACTCCAATTAGTCAGCAATGTTTTAGAAGAAGGTAAACTGTTTAATGTTGGATATGCTTACGAACAATCAACCGAGTGGCATAAACAGAAACCACCCCTAAAGTAG
- a CDS encoding alpha/beta hydrolase has protein sequence MINHFVVKAMVSGLGVGLIVYLTLCLVLAIWQHRLIFVPSRQMDYTPKDLGLNYEDVWLTVLNLEGKKERLHGWWIPANSSKIDNPKVILYFHGNGGNISYNLTPAQRFQSLGFSVFMIDYRGYGESEGNFPTEAEVYRDSQTAWHYLVEQRKIKPQNIIIYGHSLGGAIAIDLAVRQPQAGGIIAENTFTSLRQMVDYQSQFYQVFPIDLILHQRFDSLGKLRLLQIPLLLIHGTSDRTVPSFMSQRLFNLANVPKQLLLVPYADHNNVASVSGENYLEAIQEFNHLIDDNLTQRNVKDKAHFLPR, from the coding sequence ATGATAAATCATTTTGTGGTAAAAGCGATGGTAAGCGGGTTAGGAGTAGGATTAATTGTCTATCTTACTCTGTGTTTAGTCTTGGCAATATGGCAACATCGACTTATTTTTGTCCCCTCCCGTCAGATGGATTATACTCCGAAAGACTTGGGGTTAAATTACGAAGATGTTTGGTTAACTGTACTCAATTTAGAAGGCAAAAAAGAACGGCTTCATGGGTGGTGGATACCCGCTAATTCGAGTAAGATAGATAACCCCAAAGTTATCCTATATTTCCATGGCAATGGGGGTAATATTAGTTATAACTTAACCCCGGCTCAACGGTTCCAAAGTTTAGGCTTTTCTGTCTTCATGATCGACTATCGGGGATACGGGGAAAGTGAGGGAAATTTTCCCACTGAAGCAGAAGTTTATCGGGACTCCCAAACCGCTTGGCATTATTTAGTAGAACAACGCAAAATTAAGCCTCAAAATATTATAATCTATGGACATTCTTTAGGAGGTGCGATCGCAATCGATTTAGCCGTAAGACAACCCCAAGCAGGGGGAATTATTGCGGAAAATACTTTCACTTCTCTCCGGCAAATGGTGGACTATCAAAGTCAATTTTATCAAGTCTTTCCCATAGATTTAATTTTACACCAACGCTTTGATTCTTTAGGTAAATTAAGATTATTACAAATTCCTTTGTTATTGATTCATGGAACCAGCGATCGCACTGTTCCATCTTTTATGAGTCAAAGGCTTTTTAATCTTGCCAATGTTCCCAAACAATTGTTATTAGTTCCCTATGCGGATCATAATAATGTTGCCAGTGTTAGTGGAGAAAATTATCTTGAAGCGATTCAAGAATTTAATCACTTAATTGATGATAACTTAACTCAAAGAAATGTTAAGGATAAAGCTCATTTTTTACCAAGATAA
- a CDS encoding coiled-coil domain-containing protein, which yields MTNTPMQITTDLSVVLSQINQKLDRIDEKFDAKFEKLEQKVEKLDEKFERRINELDQKFEKKFDELDQKFERKFDELDQKFERKLDELDQKFERKFDELDQKFERKFDELDQKFETKFEKLDTKINTLQQTTNEINTRLTKVEEKVQNIEKRVDTIETEQKTLVSDVADLKGVKSLIIPIVVAVVTSILTLLIRVIPNP from the coding sequence ATGACCAATACACCAATGCAAATTACAACCGATTTAAGTGTAGTATTGTCACAAATAAATCAAAAATTAGATAGAATTGACGAGAAGTTTGACGCTAAATTTGAAAAGCTTGAACAAAAAGTTGAGAAACTTGATGAGAAGTTTGAAAGAAGAATCAATGAATTAGATCAGAAATTTGAAAAAAAATTTGATGAACTCGATCAGAAATTTGAAAGGAAATTTGATGAACTCGATCAGAAATTTGAAAGAAAGCTTGATGAACTCGATCAGAAATTTGAAAGGAAATTTGATGAACTCGATCAGAAATTTGAAAGGAAATTTGATGAACTTGATCAGAAATTTGAGACTAAGTTTGAAAAGCTTGACACCAAAATCAACACGCTTCAACAAACAACCAATGAAATTAATACTAGATTGACTAAAGTTGAGGAAAAAGTACAAAATATTGAAAAACGAGTTGATACAATAGAGACAGAACAAAAAACTTTAGTTAGCGATGTAGCAGATTTAAAAGGAGTAAAATCGTTAATTATTCCGATTGTTGTTGCAGTAGTTACCAGTATTTTAACCTTACTTATTCGGGTAATTCCTAACCCCTAA